From the genome of Bacteroides sp. MSB163, one region includes:
- a CDS encoding arylsulfatase: protein MKQFSPLWSLLPGAALIAGCGNPSKKETTDNTRQKPNVIYLIADDLGIGDLSCYGATKISTPNIDRLAGQGVQFTNAYATSSTSTPSRFGLLTGMYPWRQENTGIAPGNSELIIDTACVTMADMFKAEGYATGAVGKWHLGLGPKGGTDFNHLIKPNTQDIGFDYEYIIPATVDRVPCVFVENGHVVGLDPNDPITVNYNHKVGDWPTGLENPELVKLKPSQGHNNTIVNGIPRIGWMTGGKSALWVDEDIADVITGKAKDFIIKHKDEPFFMYMGTQDVHVPRVPHARFAGKSGMGTRGDVILQLDWTVGEIMNTLDSLNLADNTIFVFCSDNGPVIDDGYQDQALELLNGHTPMKQYRGGKYSAYEAGTRIPFIVRWPAGIQPCKQQALFSMIDVYASLAALLNHPLTPATVAPDSRDQLATFLGKDNTGCDYVVQQNLNNTLSIIQGTWKYIEPSDKPAIEHWTKMELGNDPKPQLYNISIDPSEKDNVAAAHPEMVKELSALLEQVKAGKHQGTK, encoded by the coding sequence ATGAAACAATTTTCTCCTTTATGGTCCCTCCTCCCAGGCGCAGCCCTGATAGCCGGATGCGGAAATCCATCGAAAAAGGAAACCACTGACAACACCCGTCAGAAACCTAATGTGATATACTTAATTGCCGACGATTTGGGTATCGGCGATTTGAGTTGCTATGGTGCTACCAAGATAAGTACTCCTAATATCGACCGTCTTGCCGGACAAGGTGTACAGTTTACCAATGCCTATGCCACTTCCTCTACCAGCACACCTTCCCGCTTCGGTCTGTTGACGGGCATGTATCCGTGGCGACAGGAGAATACGGGAATCGCTCCGGGTAACTCTGAACTGATTATCGACACAGCCTGTGTCACTATGGCCGACATGTTCAAGGCAGAAGGCTATGCCACCGGTGCCGTAGGAAAATGGCATTTGGGACTCGGCCCCAAAGGTGGTACGGACTTCAATCATCTGATAAAACCTAATACCCAGGATATAGGGTTTGATTACGAATACATCATTCCCGCCACAGTAGACCGTGTACCTTGTGTATTCGTTGAAAACGGACATGTAGTAGGTTTAGATCCCAACGATCCCATTACCGTCAACTATAACCACAAAGTGGGTGACTGGCCTACCGGATTGGAGAATCCGGAACTTGTAAAACTGAAACCCAGTCAGGGACATAACAATACGATTGTAAATGGTATTCCCCGTATCGGTTGGATGACCGGTGGTAAATCTGCTCTTTGGGTGGATGAGGACATTGCAGATGTCATCACAGGTAAAGCAAAAGATTTTATTATCAAGCATAAAGACGAACCTTTCTTTATGTACATGGGTACGCAAGATGTACACGTTCCACGCGTCCCCCACGCCCGTTTCGCCGGAAAGAGCGGTATGGGAACCCGTGGTGATGTAATCCTGCAACTGGACTGGACTGTGGGCGAGATTATGAACACTCTGGACAGTCTGAACCTTGCGGATAACACCATCTTTGTATTCTGTAGTGATAACGGCCCTGTCATTGACGACGGTTATCAGGATCAGGCTCTCGAACTGCTGAACGGTCACACTCCCATGAAACAATACCGTGGTGGAAAGTACAGTGCTTATGAAGCCGGAACACGTATTCCATTCATTGTACGTTGGCCTGCCGGTATTCAGCCTTGCAAACAGCAAGCTCTATTCTCTATGATCGATGTGTACGCTTCTTTGGCCGCGTTACTGAATCATCCGCTTACACCTGCAACTGTTGCTCCTGACAGCCGTGATCAATTGGCCACTTTCTTAGGGAAAGATAATACCGGATGCGACTATGTAGTGCAACAGAATTTGAACAATACTTTATCGATTATTCAAGGAACATGGAAGTACATCGAACCAAGTGATAAGCCCGCTATCGAACATTGGACTAAAATGGAGTTAGGGAATGATCCCAAACCCCAACTGTACAATATTTCCATAGATCCGTCGGAGAAAGATAACGTCGCAGCAGCACATCCGGAGATGGTAAAAGAGCTTTCAGCACTACTGGAACAGGTGAAGGCCGGAAAACACCAAGGTACAAAGTAA